In a genomic window of Rhopalosiphum maidis isolate BTI-1 chromosome 4, ASM367621v3, whole genome shotgun sequence:
- the LOC113550401 gene encoding probable pyruvate dehydrogenase E1 component subunit alpha, mitochondrial, with translation MNGSSVLRKHNNLKNVLSILESRFFSSTSEATFETKPFKLHKLENGPSTTATLTSEDAIKYYKQMQTIRRIETAAGNLYKEKIVRGFCHLYSGQEACAVGMKAMFRDTDSIITAYRAHGWTYLMGVEPFGVLAELTGRKSGNARGKGGSMHMYAKNFYGGNGIVGAQVPLGAGIAFAAKYLGTGGVCFTLYGDGAANQGQVFEAYNMSKLWDIPCVYVCENNGYGMGTSSERASASTEYYTRGDYIPGIWVDGMDVLAVREAARFAIDYCSSGKGPLVLETATYRYSGHSMSDPGTSYRTRDEIQEVRQTRDPITSFKEKIIGANLVNIDELKQIDKEIKAEIDDAVKKSKADSEIPLSELAGDIYSKPLETTVRGVSPFQKLEHVRIGPAVNLN, from the exons ATGAACGGTTCATCGGTTTTAAGGAAACACAATAATCTTAAG aatGTGTTATCTATCTTAGAAAGTCGTTTCTTTTCAAGCACATCAGAAGCAACTTTTGAAACAAAG ccatttaaattgcataaacTTGAAAATGGTCCGAGTACAACTGCCACATTGACTTCAGAAGatgctattaaatattataaacaaatgcaAACTATTCGACGAATAGAAACAGCTGCAGGTAATTTGTACAAGGAAAAAATAGTTCGAGGTTTTTGTCATCTTTACTCTGGAcag gaaGCTTGTGCTGTGGGAATGAAAGCTATGTTTCGTGATACAGATTCAATAATTACAGCATATCGTGCTCACGGTTGGACATATCTTATGGGTGTTGAACCTTTTGGTGTGTTAGCAGAATTAACTGGGCGTAAAAGTGGTAATGCTCGTGGTAAAGGTGGTTCTATGCATATGTATGCTAAAAACTTTTATGGAGGCAACGGTATTGTTGGAGCtcag gtTCCACTTGGTGCTGGTATAGCATTTGCTgctaaatatttaggtactgGTGGTGTGTGTTTTACTTTGTATGGTGATGGAGCTGCTAATCAAGGACAAGTGTTTGAGGCttataatatgtcaaaattgTGGGATATACCTTGTGTATATGTTTGTGAAAATAATGGCTATGGCATGGGAACTAGCTCTGAACGTGCATCTGCTAGTactgaatattatacacgaggAGATTATATTCCTGGTATCTGGGTTGACGGTATGGATGTTTTGGCTGTCAGAGAAGCTGCTCGTTTTGCCATAGATTATTGTTCTAGTGGTAAAGGACCACTAGTTTTGGAAACAGCAACTTACCGATACTCTGGACACTCTATGTCTGACCCAGGAACATCTTATAGAACTCGTGATGAAATTCAAGAAGTGCGACAAACAAGAGACCCAATAACatcttttaaagaaaaaatcatAGGAgctaatttagttaatattgatGAATTAAAG caAATTGATAAAGAAATTAAAGCTGAAATAGATGATGCTGTGAAGAAATCAAAAGCAGATTCGGAAATTCCATTATCTGAACTTGCAGGTGATATCTATTCAAAACCACTTGAGACCACAGTCAGAGGAGTAAGCCCATTCCAGAAATTGGAGCATGTCAGAATTGGACCagctgtaaatttaaattaa
- the LOC113561062 gene encoding uncharacterized protein LOC113561062 gives MSLLRSSIVFAVLLTCICAQKPFYASSNSQYPSVLPQNLPNNGDLGNRIGENSTPDPYMGSEKQPVYNVEKELVDRITNEYPKDKQPFWYVNAALLNNIRYQQQPVVQPQTQQVGSFARPTRRQISI, from the exons atg agttTATTACGGTCTTCAATTGTTTTTGCtgtattattaacttgcataTGTGCCCAAAAGCCGTTTTATGCATCCAGCAATAGTCAGTACCCTAGCGTCTTACCCCAAAACCTACCAAACAATGGGGACTTGGGCAACAGGATCGGTGAAAACTCCACCCCTGATCCATACATGGGTTCGGAAAAGCAGCCGGTATACAACGTGGAAAAAGAACTGGTTGACAGAATAACAAACGAGTATCCCAAAGACAAGCAACCGTTTTGGTATGTGAACGCCGCACTGCTGAACAACATCAGATACCAACAGCAACCAGTGGTACAACCGCAAACACAACAAGTTGGCAGCTTCGCACGTCCGACAAGGCGtcaaataagcatttaa